The following proteins come from a genomic window of Coffea arabica cultivar ET-39 chromosome 11c, Coffea Arabica ET-39 HiFi, whole genome shotgun sequence:
- the LOC113716540 gene encoding alpha-xylosidase 1 codes for MLFSRSSFFSFILPLFLVTLLSIARVDVVSTAPTKIGQGYSLISVEESPDGGIVGLLQVKQKNNVYGPDIPYLQLYVKHETENRLRVHITDAQKERWEVPYDLIPREKPAALKKAIAWSRKNQNSVLMASSEYESNELIFAFTTDPFSFAVKRKSDGQTLFNSSSDESDPYSPLVFKDQYLEISTKLPQDASLYGLGENTQPHGIKLYPGDPYTLFTTDVAAINLNTDLYGSHPVYMDLRNVNREAFAHAVLLLNSNGMDVFYAGTSLTYKVIGGVLDFYFFSGPTPLDVVDQYTSFIGRPAPMPYWAFGFHQCRWGYHNLSVVEDVVENYQKAKIPLDVIWNDDDHMDGHKDFTLNPVNYPRPKLLAFLEKIHARGMKYVVIIDPGIGVNNSYGVYQRGLAKDVFIKYQGKPFLGQVWPGAVNFPDYLNPKTVDWWIDEIRRFHELVPVDGLWIDMNEVSNFCNGLCTIPKDKQCPSGTGPGWICCLDCKNLTLTNWDDPPYKINASGIKALPGYKTIAMSAVHYKGILEYNAHSLYGFTETIATHTGLQGLEGKRPFILSRSTYVGSGHYAAHWTGDNKGTWEDLRYSISTVLNFGLFGVPMVGSDICGFYPAPTEELCNRWIEVGAFYPFSRDHANFYSPRQELYQWDSVAKSARNALGMRYKLLPHLYTLSYEAHINGAPIARPLFFSFPTITELYGLSTQFLVGSSIMVSPVLEPNKTEVKILFPPGTWYSLFDMTQVIVSEKPHNRTLDAPLNVINAHLYQNAIIPMQQGGLISKEARMTPFSLVVAFQAGATTGEAKGELFLDDDELPEMKLGNGYSTYIEFYATTGNATVKVWSDVQEGKFALEKGWIIEKITLLGVDTIQGKSFAIEVDGNPISDLSKMEFSETMQNYSMKLGEEGDKRTSVVVEVKGLELPLGKKFTMSWQMGIIS; via the exons ATGTTATTCTCTCgttcttcattcttttcttttattttgcctcTTTTTCTCGTGACCCTTTTATCCATTGCCAGAGTTGATGTAGTCTCAACTGCTCCAACTAAaatcggccaaggctatagttTGATTTCTGTAGAAGAGTCCCCTGATGGAGGTATAGTAGGCCTGCTTCAAGTTAAGCAGAAAAACAATGTCTATGGACCTGATATTCCTTATCTGCAGCTCTATGTAAA GCATGAAACAGAGAACCGTTTGAGGGTTCACATAACTGATGCacaaaaagaaagatgggaaGTTCCATACGATTTGATACCAAGAGAAAAGCCAGCAGCACTGAAGAAAGCCATAGCTTGGTCAAGAAAGAACCAGAATTCAGTCCTCATGGCATCATCAGAATATGAAAGCAATGAGCTCATATTCGCCTTTACTACTGACCCTTTTAGTTTTGCTGTCAAAAGAAAATCAGATGGTCAGACCCTTTTCAATTCTAGCTCTGATGAATCAGACCCTTATAGTCCATTGGTCTTTAAAGATCAGTATCTTGAGATTTCAACCAAACTGCCACAAGATGCTTCGTTGTATGGTTTGGGGGAGAATACGCAGCCCCATGGAATCAAACTGTATCCTGGTGATCCTTACACCCTGTTCACCACTGATGTAGCAGCCATTAATCTCAACACTGATTTATATGGGTCCCACCCGGTGTACATGGACCTGAGGAATGTGAATAGGGAGGCTTTTGCCCATGCTGTTCTACTGTTGAATAGTAATGGGATGGATGTTTTCTACGCGGGGACTTCTCTGACATACAAGGTCATTGGGGGCGTTCTGGACTTTTACTTCTTTTCTGGTCCTACTCCTTTGGATGTTGTTGATCAGTACACTTCCTTCATTGGTCGCCCTGCTCCAATGCCCTACTGGGCTTTTG GTTTCCATCAATGCAGATGGGGTTACCATAACCTATCAGTTGTTGAAGATGTTGTTGAGAACTACCAGAAGGCCAAAATTCCACTTGATGTGATCTGGAATGATGATGATCACATGGATGGACACAAGGATTTCACTCTCAACCCTGTAAATTATCCTCGTCCAAAGCTACTGGCATTCTTGGAGAAAATTCATGCCAGGGGCATGAAGTACGTTGTGATCATAGATCCTGGAATTGGAGTAAACAACAGCTATGGTGTCTACCAAAGAGGTCTAGCTAAGGATGTCTTCATCAAGTACCAGGGGAAGCCTTTCCTAGGCCAAGTCTGGCCTGGAGCTGTTAACTTCCCTGACTACCTGAACCCCAAGACGGTTGACTGGTGGATTGATGAAATTCGTCGATTCCATGAACTTGTTCCCGTTGATGGCCTCTGGATTGACATGAATGAGGTTTCCAATTTCTGTAATGGTCTCTGTACAATTCCTAAGGACAAGCAATGTCCCTCTGGAACTGGACCAGGTTGGATATGCTGCCTAGACTGCAAGAACCTTACGCTGACAAATTGGGATGATCCACCTTACAAAATAAATGCTTCTGGAATAAAAGCATTACCAGGATACAAAACAATAGCCATGAGCGCAGTGCATTATAAAGGCATACTGGAGTATAATGCGCACAGCTTGTATGGTTTTACAGAAACAATTGCAACTCACACTGGTCTGCAAGGGCTTGAGGGAAAGCGCCCATTTATCTTGTCCCGCTCCACATATGTCGGTTCAGGCCATTATGCTGCACATTGGACAGGGGATAACAAGGGAACTTGGGAAGATCTGAGATATTCAATTTCAACAGTGctaaattttggtttatttggtgTTCCAATGGTAGGTTCAGATATATGTGGATTTTATCCAGCTCCGACAGAAGAGCTTTGCAATCGTTGGATCGAAGTAGGTGCTTTCTACCCCTTCTCAAGGGATCATGCAAACTTCTATTCTCCTAGGCAGGAGCTTTATCAGTGGGATTCAGTAGCCAAATCAGCTAGAAATGCTCTTGGTATGAGATATAAGCTGCTTCCCCACCTTTATACACTGAGCTATGAAGCACACATCAATGGAGCTCCAATTGCTCGACCACTGTTCTTCTCCTTTCCAACAATCACTGAACTTTATGGATTGAGCACACAATTCTTGGTAGGAAGCAGCATCATGGTTTCTCCAGTGCTAGAGCCTAATAAAACCGAGGTCAAAATTCTCTTTCCCCCGGGGACTTGGTACAGCTTGTTCGATATGACACAGGTCATTGTGTCCGAAAAGCCTCACAACCGTACATTGGATGCTCCTTTGAATGTTATCAATGCGCATTTGTATCAGAATGCCATAATACCAATGCAGCAGGGTGGATTGATATCTAAAGAAGCAAGGATGACTCCTTTCTCCCTTGTCGTGGCATTTCAGGCAGGGGCAACCACAGGAGAAGCAAAAGGGGAACTCTTCCTTGATGATGATGAGCTGCCAGAGATGAAACTTGGCAATGGATACTCAACATACATTGAATTCTATGCAACAACCGGAAATGCAACAGTAAAGGTATGGTCAGATGTTCAAGAGGGCAAGTTTGCATTGGAAAAAGGTTGGATCATTGAAAAAATTACACTGCTAGGAGTGGATACAATTCAAGGCAAATCATTTGCAATCGAAGTGGATGGAAATCCCATTTCTGATCTCTCCAAAATGGAATTTAGTGAGACGATGCAAAATTATTCTATGAAGTTGGGAGAAGAGGGAGACAAGAGGACTAGTGTGGTGGTTGAGGTTAAAGGATTGGAATTGCCTCTTGGTAAGAAGTTCACTATGTCCTGGCAAATGGGAATTATAAGCTGA